The Xylocopa sonorina isolate GNS202 chromosome 5, iyXylSono1_principal, whole genome shotgun sequence genome segment TAATTGAAGCCTTTTTTGATTGGTTCTTATTCGtagtaaattatatttaaattaataattaatatgtaAATAAGTATTAGTACAAATATGCAAATTTATACTTAGTTCTCATTGCATTTGTTAATAATTTATGTTTcttttaatataaaattaacatatttttgtaataaattgattttatttataattatctATAATATATGTTTAAATATGTATATAATTTCGTGCAGAAATGGGCttatcattcttttttttttgtatcttGAACATAAAATGTGATGCACTGAAAAAAAATTTTGATtacattatataaatatttgtaaCACTCTAAATTTCAATAGAAAAAAAACGATCAAAGAATGTCACCTGTTCATCTAAGAAGTCCATGAGAGTATTCATCTTACATTTAAATCCTTCTGTCTTCAACATAGAATGTAACGAATTGATACACACTGGTTGATAAGCCAAAATTTTGTTATGCAATTCTTTTTTTACAGTAAGAAGTTTTAAAAACATATCTTTAATATTTAGTACACTATCAATTGTAGATGTAAATTCAGGTCCATCAAATTGCTTCCCTTCATCAATTATATCAGCTGGTAATTGCATATTTATGCTATTAAAAGAATATGGATTTTATACATTAATTGATGAAAACATTATAAAATTTCAGCAATAAAACCGATATTACGTATATGCAACATACTTTTCTTGAGAAAGTGCTAATTGAGATTTGTAATTGTTGGGACAATCAGCATGATTTTTTTTACGTCTAAGTTTTTTCATTGGTGGTTCGTCATCTTCACTACTTATTATTGCCAATTCCGAttctacattctttgatgttGCACAAATTATTGGATGCAgttcattataaatatatgttaataattTTATAGCTCTTTTCCGTTTCTGTATTTTCAATCCATACTTATTTAATTCTGCCTAGaattaaattaatatattaaaatttGATTGTGAATTATTACATAGCAATATAATTTATCAACTTACATGAAGCTCAGGTGTCTTCATATTGTCATAATTAGGGGGAGGAGTAACGCTATCGTTGGTTGTAATTAAATTATTAGCTATTTCAGCAGATACAATATGTTCGTCTAAGACATTTTCTCCTTTAGTAAATGGTGAAATATTAGTATTATCAACCTGAACATTTGCTAAATGAATCTCTTTCTCAAAAATATAGCTCATATCGTCTTCAAGCTTTTTCGAAAAGCTTTTATTCATTTTGTTCTCTTCATGTTCGTATGTACTTAATGTGTCATAATCCACTTCAGGACTTGAAGATAATAATACAGGAGATTCTACCAGATGTTGTTTGCTTGTATTTGGTTCTGTTAATGTCAATGAATTTTTTCTAATTGCTTGTATATCTATGTTATTTTCTGATTTAGTATGTCGTAATTTAGTTGCATCATTTAGTTTTTGCCTTTCAATGGAATTCTCTTGAGTGCTTGTTGGTGATGCAATGTTAATAAATAAACAATTATCTTCatttgtaattaatttttttatttttatttgatcATCATATTTTTTTACTGCACTTGATTTAAATTTAGAGCTTTTTCCTATATCAgatagtgataagatattatctgTACGGTTTGCTTCCCTAGATTCTTGATATGTTACATTATCTTTTATACTATTGGATAATAAATATTGTTGCACAAAATTTCTATATTTTGCTATACTATTATTGGTATGTTCTCTTTTGTATCTCGAATACATGGATATTTCATCCTCATCTGAATAAAAATCTGAAAATGTATTACTTTCTTCTTCGCTCTGTAAATTATATACTCTTGTATTTTTCGATACTGAATGTATTGTTTTATCTATAATAGCTGTACTTTCATTCCTTAAAGCTAAACTTTCTGTACCTACTTTTAATAAATTTTCGAAATCAGACTGTATTGTTTTGCCTTCCAATTCTTCATCTATGccaattacatttttatttcctGGAGATAAACTTTTTGTGGTATCTTCTAATAAATGTTTTGCTTCACAATGCATAGCTTCATCTTGAAAACCTTCACTTGTATCAGTTATACTTTTATTCATTgaactatttttattttttcttttacatTTCTCTACACTTGATCCTAATGATTCTACCACATTATTTACTGATTCAACATTAAAATACATATCGATGTCTTTTCCTTTATATGACGTTTGCATATCTAGTTCAGAATTTGTTTCGACATCAGACGTATTCTGAATATTTTTATCTCTTTTAGGTGTTTTTtctataataggatttgctttCGCTTTCACGCAATTATATTCTCTTATGTGAAATGGATTTCTGTATAACTTAGGAGACGTTGACAACATCGAAATTTCACACTCTATATCAGACTCTGATTTCTCGTTTTCCTTTTGAACTTGTTCAATAAATATACTGagattactttttaatttaGTTATGTTAGAATAATCTCCTTTTTTGGGTGTAACAAAATGTAAAGGATTGAACGATAAATTTACGTTTGCATCAATATTTTTGCATGTAGTAATATTTTCGAATTTGGATTTTTTATTAACTGAATCAAATGTATTAACATCTTCATTGTGTTCTATCTTTTCTATAAGCTCATCAGCGTATTCTGTTTTATTCGTTATTTTTTCACTTCGTATTATATCATTAATATCATCAAACAAGTCAGGAGATACATTAGAATTTTGAAGAACACTTATTTCacttaaattattaatatctTCTTTCAATAACACTTCTGTGCATACATCATTGCTTAATTTGCTTTCAACAAATTCTTTTAACTGTTTCTGActtaatttttcatttttctccAATGTAGAGTTTTTAATACAGTCTAAATTTTCTATATCATTATTACTTAAGTCTAAATTATCTGTTCTATTAGACACTAGGTCTTTCTCGCGTTTATTGTGTACCTGACTCTCTGcatttttaatttcaatttctttTCTTTGTAAAAAAGTAAATAACTCTTTTACTTTATATTTTCTTGCTAAATTCCTTAAAAGCGAAAAACTAGTTAAATTATTCACaatacttaaatattttttaataatccCACAGTAAATAAACTCTAAAAAAGCTAAAGcaatattataagatatatcTATCCAGGAAATTTTTTCCTTAATATTAGTAAACAGTAAACTATCATTAGTTGTAACATCAAGTAATATGTTTGAACACTGTACATAAAAAACTAATTTGTGTGCCCAAATGTGCTTATCATTGttaacaaatattattatgtcACTTGTAGAGCTATCATTTAGTGCAACACTCCAATTTGTTATTACTGTATTAATAAATTGTCTGTCTTGACAACTCTCACAGTTttcatttatgaagcataattCTGTAGAAGATACTGCATGTACATTTTCATTGCTATATGTATCTAATTCCACATTATCCATTTTATTTGTATTTGCAAATTCTGTAACAGTTCTTTTATCCTATGAATTCAATACAGATGCaatttatatataaaattacTGATAAAACATTTTAATAAATTCAATACATATTCTACTATATATACTTACTTCTTGCTCTTTTTCTGAACTTATATATTCTGATAAATTCAAGACATAGAAACATTTTTGACTTGGACTTAATTTTGCTTTATTCCACAAATTTTGTTCCTTAAAAtcgaataataaaaaatataaaaactatGTAAACTAAGGTATTatcttaataataaataaacctCCAATTAAATATCACTGATACCTTATCACAAAGTTGTTGGAGTAAATGACTTTTTAAATCAGTTTTCTTTTCATGTACATAATTGCATTCAAATTCTTCCATCTGATTTTGAGTAATCTGTTCATTTCCTACTAAAATTTCTGAAATTCTTTCTGTCAAAATACGATTTCTTTCTTCTTGAGAACGTGTTTGAAGTGCAGTTATTTCATTTTTCCTTCCTATTTAAAATAAAGTATTAAAAGTAAGGCTGTTCAGCATTATATAGATACAAAACAAATGTACTTTAAAGTTAAATTTGTAAAACTCTTTTGAACAAATTAAGTAACTTAAAGAATTATCTGTTGGAAATTCTCTATATACAAACACACCCTTTTTAATTCTTGCCAATGATGCAGGCTTGCTATTTGCAAATCCAAATTTTTCTAACTGTCCAACTGTACCATTTTTTTCTAGCATACATTGATTTGATATCATAGGTAATCCTTCAGTTTCATTAATCATGTCTAATTCTTCTGCTTCCTGAAGAGATTTTGACAATACTAGCGCAAGTTGGAGATCAGTTTCTTCACATGAATCCTGAAAATTCGTAGGTATTccataaaaaaataaaagtacAGGAAAAAATGATTCAAAATACAGGAAGAAGTTACCTTTCGCTAATTAAAAGTATgtttactatatatatatatatatatatatatatatatatatatatatatatatatatatatatatatatataacaatacctaatattaaaaaatacttACTGTCCTCCGTAAAGATGTTAATTTTTTTTTGTCTTGTAGTATTGGTGCAGCAAGTAAACCTAATGATGCTCTTTCATTCTCTTGCCGTTTTTGAAGTTGTATGGCATCCATTAGCTTCTTTGTAGGAATATTATTCTTATATGCACAAATTTTCATATGTAGTGTACGAGAATTAATATCTTTAAATGTTTTAAAACATAAGGGACATACGAGAGCCATTTTCACGTCAATAGCAGAATCTTTATCATCGCTACAACCTTTAGATTTAAAAAATCTTGATTTTATTGATTGTGATTCTTGCAAGTTCAACTTTTTTTCTTCATGTTTCTTACACTTTTTTACTTCTttattatttttaccagtattttttaattttgcaggtattcttttttttttatatacattgGAATTAGTACATTCAGTTAACTTTGTATTAGTAAGTTGTTTTGGACTTTTAAAATCTAACAAACTATCATTTTCAGTTAATGCAGGTGTACTgtgtaaatttttattttcttcaataTGTTTCTCCATGTTAGTTTTCACTGAAAAATTATATATGTCAAATTTAGTGTTCTTAAATATATTGTAATGTTAAGTGTGATACTAAAAAATTGACataattcaatattttttataattatataccTATATCTTAGAGATAAAGAAACACATCTCAACTTTAATTAATATATAGTTgagataaaaatgaaaaaaattctTATTTCCATACAGATAAAAATCCAATCCTctaattatatttttttattaagatttatattgtaaaatatattaattaaattaaatgatCCATAAATCTTAATACTTATATTTTAGATGCAGACATATAATTATtatgaaattaatttttaatataaaatatgaATGAAAATACTGATTGTGACAAAAATATAACTTACGAAATAATGTTTTAACATATTTTATATAATCAAGCATTTTTATTCAATATTACAATATATACTACATAATGCGAAGTTCCTATTTATAAATAACTACATACCTTTTcacattaatttttttttaatatgatctattttttgtaaaatataaattttataagACAAAAGATTTACTTTGTGAATACAGAAAACATCTTAATACAAAGAAAAATTAGGTATCCACTTTAGATGTTTCTGTAGGTAGAATATTCTTTAGTAATTGTCTATCATTTTGATTTCTTCGAAGTACGTACTGAATAACACCCTGAAACTCTATTCTACTCCAAAAGTCCATTGTATCTAAATATTCCAGTACTAAGCCCATTCTTCCACCTCTGGGATCATATTCATCAAGTTCAGTAATAATTTTCCTCTTTTTTGTAATAAAGTGACTGCAATGTAATATAAATATTTGTCAGAAACT includes the following:
- the LOC143423890 gene encoding uncharacterized protein LOC143423890 isoform X1; amino-acid sequence: MEKHIEENKNLHSTPALTENDSLLDFKSPKQLTNTKLTECTNSNVYKKKRIPAKLKNTGKNNKEVKKCKKHEEKKLNLQESQSIKSRFFKSKGCSDDKDSAIDVKMALVCPLCFKTFKDINSRTLHMKICAYKNNIPTKKLMDAIQLQKRQENERASLGLLAAPILQDKKKLTSLRRTDSCEETDLQLALVLSKSLQEAEELDMINETEGLPMISNQCMLEKNGTVGQLEKFGFANSKPASLARIKKGRKNEITALQTRSQEERNRILTERISEILVGNEQITQNQMEEFECNYVHEKKTDLKSHLLQQLCDKEQNLWNKAKLSPSQKCFYVLNLSEYISSEKEQEDKRTVTEFANTNKMDNVELDTYSNENVHAVSSTELCFINENCESCQDRQFINTVITNWSVALNDSSTSDIIIFVNNDKHIWAHKLVFYVQCSNILLDVTTNDSLLFTNIKEKISWIDISYNIALAFLEFIYCGIIKKYLSIVNNLTSFSLLRNLARKYKVKELFTFLQRKEIEIKNAESQVHNKREKDLVSNRTDNLDLSNNDIENLDCIKNSTLEKNEKLSQKQLKEFVESKLSNDVCTEVLLKEDINNLSEISVLQNSNVSPDLFDDINDIIRSEKITNKTEYADELIEKIEHNEDVNTFDSVNKKSKFENITTCKNIDANVNLSFNPLHFVTPKKGDYSNITKLKSNLSIFIEQVQKENEKSESDIECEISMLSTSPKLYRNPFHIREYNCVKAKANPIIEKTPKRDKNIQNTSDVETNSELDMQTSYKGKDIDMYFNVESVNNVVESLGSSVEKCKRKNKNSSMNKSITDTSEGFQDEAMHCEAKHLLEDTTKSLSPGNKNVIGIDEELEGKTIQSDFENLLKVGTESLALRNESTAIIDKTIHSVSKNTRVYNLQSEEESNTFSDFYSDEDEISMYSRYKREHTNNSIAKYRNFVQQYLLSNSIKDNVTYQESREANRTDNILSLSDIGKSSKFKSSAVKKYDDQIKIKKLITNEDNCLFINIASPTSTQENSIERQKLNDATKLRHTKSENNIDIQAIRKNSLTLTEPNTSKQHLVESPVLLSSSPEVDYDTLSTYEHEENKMNKSFSKKLEDDMSYIFEKEIHLANVQVDNTNISPFTKGENVLDEHIVSAEIANNLITTNDSVTPPPNYDNMKTPELHAELNKYGLKIQKRKRAIKLLTYIYNELHPIICATSKNVESELAIISSEDDEPPMKKLRRKKNHADCPNNYKSQLALSQENINMQLPADIIDEGKQFDGPEFTSTIDSVLNIKDMFLKLLTVKKELHNKILAYQPVCINSLHSMLKTEGFKCKMNTLMDFLDEQCITFYVQDTKKKE
- the LOC143423890 gene encoding uncharacterized protein LOC143423890 isoform X2, with amino-acid sequence MEKHIEENKNLHSTPALTENDSLLDFKSPKQLTNTKLTECTNSNVYKKKRIPAKLKNTGKNNKEVKKCKKHEEKKLNLQESQSIKSRFFKSKGCSDDKDSAIDVKMALVCPLCFKTFKDINSRTLHMKICAYKNNIPTKKLMDAIQLQKRQENERASLGLLAAPILQDKKKLTSLRRTDSCEETDLQLALVLSKSLQEAEELDMINETEGLPMISNQCMLEKNGTVGQLEKFGFANSKPASLARIKKGRKNEITALQTRSQEERNRILTERISEILVGNEQITQNQMEEFECNYVHEKKTDLKSHLLQQLCDKEQNLWNKAKLSPSQKCFYVLNLSEYISSEKEQEDKRTVTEFANTNKMDNVELDTYSNENVHAVSSTELCFINENCESCQDRQFINTVITNWSVALNDSSTSDIIIFVNNDKHIWAHKLVFYVQCSNILLDVTTNDSLLFTNIKEKISWIDISYNIALAFLEFIYCGIIKKYLSIVNNLTSFSLLRNLARKYKVKELFTFLQRKEIEIKNAESQVHNKREKDLVSNRTDNLDLSNNDIENLDCIKNSTLEKNEKLSQKQLKEFVESKLSNDVCTEVLLKEDINNLSEISVLQNSNVSPDLFDDINDIIRSEKITNKTEYADELIEKIEHNEDVNTFDSVNKKSKFENITTCKNIDANVNLSFNPLHFVTPKKGDYSNITKLKSNLSIFIEQVQKENEKSESDIECEISMLSTSPKLYRNPFHIREYNCVKAKANPIIEKTPKRDKNIQNTSDVETNSELDMQTSYKGKDIDMYFNVESVNNVVESLGSSVEKCKRKNKNSSMNKSITDTSEGFQDEAMHCEAKHLLEDTTKSLSPGNKNVIGIDEELEGKTIQSDFENLLKVGTESLALRNESTAIIDKTIHSVSKNTRVYNLQSEEESNTFSDFYSDEDEISMYSRYKREHTNNSIAKYRNFVQQYLLSNSIKDNVTYQESREANRTDNILSLSDIGKSSKFKSSAVKKYDDQIKIKKLITNEDNCLFINIASPTSTQENSIERQKLNDATKLRHTKSENNIDIQAIRKNSLTLTEPNTSKQHLVESPVLLSSSPEVDYDTLSTYEHEENKMNKSFSKKLEDDMSYIFEKEIHLANVQVDNTNISPFTKGENVLDEHIVSAEIANNLITTNDSVTPPPNYDNMKTPELHAELNKYGLKIQKRKRAIKLLTYIYNELHPIICATSKNVESELAIISSEDDEPPMKKLRRKKNHADCPNNYKSQLALSQEKYVAYT
- the LOC143423896 gene encoding uncharacterized protein LOC143423896, translated to MYEPVILEKRKPRTIAGTPAGKFTVFKNCLIIGIPFGALFLLSHFITKKRKIITELDEYDPRGGRMGLVLEYLDTMDFWSRIEFQGVIQYVLRRNQNDRQLLKNILPTETSKVDT